The region CAACAagcttttgataaaaaaaaaaaaaaaaaaaaaaggttgcgggttcggttagcggttatataaccgctaaccggcggttatgAAATAACCGCCAACCACCTAGGCTGTTAGTAGAGGTGGTTGTCGATTTTTGATAAttgcctaggcggttagcgattttagccaataaccgctaaccacaaCCACCTTTTCACTCTTAGATAGCGCTAAGTCAAGAGCTATTTTAGCGAGATCTTCGAGCTTCGACGTCGACGGAATTCGGGAATCGAATGGTTATTTTTACTGCACATTTGCTATTAAAAAATGGATGACCAAGATTTAATAAGTGGCATTGCAAAATACAATGGTTACTAAACCTCTTGTGACGTCAACTTTGTGATATACTTGTGAGATGTTTGtatggtatataacatttttttttttaatatatgggCAATGAGTAATGCGACGTACTATACCTTCATCTCACCCCTATCTCACTGGATTAATGTAATAGTGTTCATCAGTCATTCGATCAACCTtcgttaaaaaaacaaaaaattcaaagactaATAACCACTACCACATTAGTCCGGTGATATAATAgtgtaatatatagcattattggGAAAGAGTATATAAagcaatttaatatatatatatatatatatatatatatatatggataaggatatagtatataatattaGACAAGAGTAAATCAATTTAATACAAAAGTCCTAGTAGTTAAAGTAGAAGGCAAAgtacttattattttattatgtgttgCTTTGAAAAAGACATTATCTCCAACATTTCCTATCCTTatgaaaagaccaaaaaaacataaaacataaagaaacaagaagtaattttcttttattcccctagaatgacttaaaataaaccACTTCTAACAAGAACAACTCAAAGCTGATTTGTAATTACAAACCCAATGCTACTGTATAACAACACGTAGTTGTTTCTTGTCGAAATTGCTCGAATTCGAACCTGACCAGTACTCAACTCTTTTTCACAGCTAATGGCATAGTCCCCAGCGATTTTTGCATCATAGTTCGCCGTCGAAGCGTCTTCCTCCAATTCGTTCAGTGAACTCCGGAACGACGCCACCACCGCTTCGTACCAAAAGGAGCACTTCTCAACGGGTGCGGTGCGGTGTTTCTTGAGCAAACCGTCGATATAAGATTTGCTTTCTGTTGCATTGGATAGCGCTAAGCCAAGAGCTATTTTAGCGAGATCTTTGAGGTTCGACGCCGACGGAGTTCGGGAATCGGATTCCAAAGCTTCCACGCAGTTGATGTAGTTTATAGTTTGCTTGCAAACGCCTATAACCAGTTGCGTTGCGGCATTTGTTGGGGATAGAGAATGGAGTAAAAGGAGCAAGGAAAGAGGAAGCACCATTACTGCGCGACCATGGGAGAACTCCATTGATATCATATAATGAAGGAAGTAGCGAGTAACGTACGTTTATGGGTGTTCTTAACTTAATTACTTGGGAGTTGGGGCTGTTTATAGTCAAGACAAGACTCTTTTTTGGAAGGTTTGCAATAATTTTAGGATGGTTTttagattattattttattttattttttgcgctgGGAATTTAATGACCAAaatctatataatttatttttcataaataggGGGAGCGCGCAGCTCTCTCTCATTTATAACGCAATTAAGTCTCTTATTCTTTCCCATTTTTATTTAGAGTTTGTTTTggtttgtaatttaaaaaattgcgatttaaaaacagTGAGCAGTTAAATGtttagcaaaatcgcagtttagtctttaaaatcgaaggttaatttttaaaattctacttttttaaaaaagcatcaattgcatgcgatttgaaaaagcagttttatgcGTTTCCAAAtcgaaattttttaaaaatgcaattttcaaacggtttattttttgcgatttagtttaaaatcgcattttttgtttatgaaatcgcaatcccaaacacgCCCTTAAtgtgtgttaaaaaaaaaaatcaatatattatCACTAATTACCGTTATCAGTAACTTCATAATCACATAAATTCAATCGTTCTTAAATAGTAATCTTAATGATCAATTGCTGTTgttttagtttctttattttccttattttttttttttttagataaaaatgaATGAGTAGTGCTAGacctacaatttttttacaaattatatATAGACATGTGTCGGTATGTGATAGGAATCACGTACataagtaacaaaaaaaatttaacaccaTCCAATCATAAAATGATACGTGTCAGTAAGTTCTAAAATGTGGTAGGTCGATCTAGCTGTTTTCACAATGAGATAACACGTCAAACTTATCCATCCTAAACTTGCTTTGATTGTTTATtggttaatttaatttatatatagatTCTAATTGTTTAATAAGCAGCTAGCTAGGTTCAAATGTACCGAATtgaaatcattaaatttttaattagtgCGACATGATCACAATTAGATACGTTTCTTGAACACTTTCCTAATACTACTACAAAGGTTAATTAATTCTTAACGAAACGAAAgactatatatacatacatatatatatatatatatatatatatatatatatatatatgcttaatttAATTCACTGTAAACAACTGTAGCAACCTTAATTAATGCTGGCGATAGTCATGGATCGATCCTTAATTAGTAACatgttaattttgttttcagtttaATTACGTTGTTTATGTCTGAATTAGATGAATAATGCAGCGTTTCTGTGGGCATTCAGTTCAGTCAGTTGATGCATTAATGTTgtatttgtttctttcttccttctgtTCTTGGGGgtcacgtatatatatatatatatatatatatatatatatattcaaccatAACGTTTGGTGTCTGCCATATATCTCCTGCAGGAAGATGCCCTATTTATATGCTTCTTATCCACAAAGTCCATTAATTATTGAACAATCATTGACCAAATATAGTCAACAAATTACATTCACATTGAAAAATCAATGCAATGTGGACCCGACAATTGCCTAGAAAATACAGAAATTGTATACTTGAGTTTTTAAATCGAGTAGAGGgcttttaattgaattgaatgtCTGGTCCCTGGAGCTTCTGCCCAGATCGAGAGTGCACTCCCCAcaacattttttgaaattttctttttaacaacATAATTGTTAAAATGCATAAAATCGATTTATggcaataaataataataataataataattgggcACCATATGGTTCGGCCGTCACCATGGGCAAATCACACATGTGATTCTAACTTCATGTTCATGATTTCTAAATGAAAATCCAACACAACACCATGCTTTAGTTTAGTATGATTTTCTAAAACTAGTTTATAGTTTATGCATGATTGACACGTTACATGTCAAACTATTTTGAATGACATAAACCATTGATAAATCATTATGAGCATGTGCCTATATGATGTTTTATGCGAACTACAATCACAGAAATCAGGAGGTCatgctaaaaaatatttttaatactaacattattagtaataaaattaattaacatattaatgACATGTGATCCATTAGGTTTATGCTAGTCTAATCTAAGATTGGGATGTTACAACACCCAtttgagcttcttcttcttcttcttcttcttcttaaactGTGTGGGGGTTGAACAACCCAAACAAAAGCCCTAAACAACCCGAAATCAGCGCTGTAAGCAAAGGACAATGAGCAAAAAAGCCGGAATAAGGTCAAATAAATGACCAGGCTCATTAAAAGAACAAGAAGGCCACGAAGGGCTGCTCTCAAGGTTTTGTACCCCTTCCGGAGCCCTCGTGGGCTTCATATTTGAGCTCAATGTAAGCATGAATTTCAACTGAAGAACCTCTTTCAAACttgagaaacaaaaacaaaaccccATTTAAGTACGAAATGCCAATCGATCTGAAGCCCCTTGCCTAAACCAGCGCCTAATTGAGTGTGCATTAAATATGGTAACCCAAAGAAGGCTTTTCGTACtaaacttttttcttctctgactTAGACCCCATTAGTACGAAAAGCCATGTTATTACATGAAAAAACTTTGCATAAACAATATACCAATGGGTTTAAACCCCATTAGTACGAAAAGCCACGTTATCCATCCGGTAGCAATTGACAGAGTAATGCAGGAAAAAGAGAAGGGGGTAAGCAGGGTGAGACTAGAGGCAGTGAAGGAGCCGAGGGTGGTGGCAATTGAACAAAAGCAATGGATATAGAGgtgaaaccaaaaaaataaaaaagagatggGTGGAGCGTCCTCCTCCCTGAGACTCACTTGGGGAGCCGCCTCCTCCCCAGAACTCTCTCCTCCACTCTCAGGAGGAGGGTGAACGCCCAATCCACCAcatcaaatcaatttttaatacAGACAAAGCATATTGTTTTATCAAACAATTCGAGGCATATTGCAACAGACAATTCAAGTGGTTGCCTAATCCCAACTGTTCAATTTCAGCAATTTAAATTCTAGAATGCAGGGATAGGTAATACTTCATTATCAACAGAACAGCTTGAAATAGGGAATCACTTTCAAAGCAGTGGGTTTATTTACACAAAGAATAAAGCCACCACTAGAGATTGGATCCGAAATAGCAGTACATAATATCGATAGATAACTAaagaataaaacagaaaatggaaaaagacaCTATCTCCTTATCTCTCAAACAATTACACACATTTCTATactttttttctgaaaaatagaaGAGCTAGCATTCCcacataaaaagtaaaataagttTTATACCTGAAAGGGGAGTAAATTGGATTCCTCTTGCCCTAATTGAAAACCTCTCATGAATGTCAGCTTCCTTCCAAACAAGGAAAAGAACATCAAAGTAACCACACATCACCCAAGTGGATGCCACGCTAATAAGATCAAATAAACAAATTGCCCTATCACTGCCGTGCTTCCTTCGGAGTGACATAACTTCTGCTTTCAGTGACATTGGAGTGGGCAAAGACCTCTGGCGCAATCTCCCAGCTCCCACTTCTTCTTCCCCAACTCGAGTGACGAGCATCAGCCCGAATGGTGGGAGCTCGATGATCTGAACCCAAAACAGAATCAGCATCTGAGGTATTATGGGGAGGTCCATTGCTCCCTCTGCTGCGTATGTCCTCATCAATTTCGTCAATATTACGACGCTGGGAGATCTTCAACAAGTCTTCACCAATCTCTAGATCGTCTTCTACCTTTGGACGTCGATCAGCACCAAAATCATCTCCTCCTGCTCCTTCCCGAGGGCCAGGTGAAGGGGGAGGCCTGTGTATCTCCTCTTGAACAAAAGCTCGGAAGTTGTTCCTTGAAGGCTTCACTTTTGTGCAAAATACCTCGtgaaaattatttaaacaaCCCCGGTCATAAACATTGATCCTGCTGTCAGCTCTGTACCGGAAATTTTCATAGGTAGTCTGAAAAACATCTAGTAGTATTAATCTAGCTGATAAAACTTTACGTGGTAAATGATGCTTGGCAATCTTTCATTTTCAGGAAACAAGAGTTTAAATAATGAACAAACTAGAATTGAGCTAATCCTTACATAAAACTAGAATTGATCATAAAATATTATGTTAGAAGCAGAAATTTATGAAAAGATAAGTTAACTGACCTGGTTTGTGCCTATAAGGTACAAATGGAAGCCAGTAAGTCCACCAACAAACCACAGGGATATGAAACAATAGGCCATTAGCACCACAGATGCGGGAGATTCTTTCATCGCTTTCCAAACAGTGCCATGGTGATCCATCAGAACCTTAATGTACAAAGCTGACATAGCAAACACATAGATGCAAAGAAGAGTCGCCGAAGAAACAAACAGAAAGAAGTACCGATAGTTTCGCTGCACATAAACAGAGGCCAGAAACATGATATTAATACAAACAAGAAACAACCCAGAACAACAACAGGGAAAATACAAATGCCATGAGCAAAAGCTGCAAAATAGATTTTCAATTAACAGGTCTCTAAACAAAATACCAGTCCAATGCATTGGCCCACCCAGGGGCAATGGTGATCAAAACGCTCCACGCAATTGTTGCAAATGGAGCAATGGGAGCAACGAGGAGGCCGATATAGCATACAAGTGTCACAATACTTCACCTTCACAGTATAGCCATTGACCATTTCTTCTTTCGTTCGAGGGAACTGGAGGCTTGGTGTTTGTCGCCCCCCAACATCCATTGACACTGAAGTGTCATAACGAAATTCTTCCTCTGGAGGATGTGAATTACGTGGAATAATACCCGGGTCCCGGGCTGAAGTAAGACAAAGAAGCACCAAGACCTATAAACATCAACTAAGGCATTAAAAATTTGTCAAACCCCAGGAAATTGATGGTGAGGGATCGCTTTTAGAACCCACCCAATAGATACTTtacaacaa is a window of Alnus glutinosa chromosome 4, dhAlnGlut1.1, whole genome shotgun sequence DNA encoding:
- the LOC133865231 gene encoding cell wall / vacuolar inhibitor of fructosidase 2-like yields the protein MISMEFSHGRAVMVLPLSLLLLLHSLSPTNAATQLVIGVCKQTINYINCVEALESDSRTPSASNLKDLAKIALGLALSNATESKSYIDGLLKKHRTAPVEKCSFWYEAVVASFRSSLNELEEDASTANYDAKIAGDYAISCEKELSTGQVRIRAISTRNNYVLLYSSIGFVITNQL
- the LOC133865814 gene encoding protein S-acyltransferase 8-like; the protein is MAKRVYEVWKGSNKFILGGRLIFGPDARSLLVTLLLIIVPIVVFCVFVARHLRHEFSPYNVGYAILVVAIIFTIYVLVLLCLTSARDPGIIPRNSHPPEEEFRYDTSVSMDVGGRQTPSLQFPRTKEEMVNGYTVKVKYCDTCMLYRPPRCSHCSICNNCVERFDHHCPWVGQCIGLRNYRYFFLFVSSATLLCIYVFAMSALYIKVLMDHHGTVWKAMKESPASVVLMAYCFISLWFVGGLTGFHLYLIGTNQTTYENFRYRADSRINVYDRGCLNNFHEVFCTKVKPSRNNFRAFVQEEIHRPPPSPGPREGAGGDDFGADRRPKVEDDLEIGEDLLKISQRRNIDEIDEDIRSRGSNGPPHNTSDADSVLGSDHRAPTIRADARHSSWGRRSGSWEIAPEVFAHSNVTESRSYVTPKEARQ